DNA from Halorarum salinum:
TCGCCCTCGCGACGCTCGTCGCGCTGGCGGTGCCCTGGTTCCTGTGGCGTGACGCGACGACGGTCGCGGGGCTCCCGGTGTGGCTCTGGTGGCACGTCGGCTGGATGGCACTGGCGTCGGCGACGTTCTACGGGTTCACGCGCGGGGCGTGGGACCGCTGGATCGACGCGGAGGCGATCCGGCATGGCTGAACTCGCCGTCCCGCTCGGGGTGGTCGTCGGCTACCTGGGCGTCGCGCTCGCGGTGGGATTGCTGGCCTATCGGCTCACGGACCGGACCGCCGAGGACTACTACCTCGCGAGCAGGTCGATGGGGACGGTCGTGCTGCTGTTCACGACGTTCGCGACGCTGCTGTCGGCGTTCACCTTCTTCGGCGGCCCCAACGTCGCCTATTCGGCCGGCCCCGAGTGGATCCTCGTGATGGGGCTGATGGACGGCGTGCTGTTCGCGGTCCTGTGGTACGTCGTCGGCTACAAGCAGTGGCTCGTCGGGAAGGAACACGGCTACGTGACGCTCGGGGAGATGCTCGGGGACCGGTTCGGCTCCCGGCTCCTCCGCGGGCTCGTGGCCGGCATCGGGCTCGCGTGGCTGTTCCCGTACGTGATGCTCCAGCAGGTCGGCGCCGGCCAGGCGGTCGTCGGCCTCACCGACGGCGCGGTCCCCTACTGGGCCGGCGCGGCGCTCATCACGGCCTTCATGGTGCTGTACGTCGGGCTCGCGGGGATGCGCGGGGTCGCCTGGACCGACACCGTCCAGGGGCTGTTCATGCTCGGGGTCGTCTGGCTCGCCGTCGCCTGGGTTCTCTCGGCGGCGGGCGGGTTCGGCTCGGTCTCCACGGCGCTGGCGACGAACGAACCCGAGTTCCTCGCGCTCGGCGGCGGCCTGTACACCCCCCAGTACGTGCTCTCGACGGCGGTGGTCATCGCCTTCGGCGTGACGATGTTCCCGCAGGTGAACCAGCGCTTCTTCGTCGCGAAGGACGCCGCCACGCTGAAGCGCTCGTTCGCGCTCTGGCCCGTGCTCGTCCTGCTGCTTTTCGTCCCGACGTTCCTCCTCGGCACGTGGGCGGCGGGGCTCGGCGTCGCGGTGCCGGACGGGAGCAACGTCGTCCCCGTGCTGCTGCGAGAGTACACCCCCGTCTGGTTCGCGGCGCTGGTCGTCGCGGGCGCGATGGCGGCGATGATGTCCTCCTCGGACTCGATGCTGCTCTCGGGCGCGTCCTACTTCACCCGCGACGTCTACCGCCCGTTCGTCGCCCCCGACGCCTCGGCGGCCCGGGAGGGGTGGGTCGGGCGCGTGGGCGTCGCGGCCTTCGCGGGGCTCACGTTCCTCGCGTCGCTCGTCTCGGGCGCCGGCACGGGGCTCGACTTCCTCGTCACGCTCGGGGACACCGCCTTCGGCGGGTACGCCCAGTTGACGATTCCGGTCGTGCTCGCGCTCTACTGGCCCGGGGTGACGCGCACGGGACTGACCGCCGGCGTGGTCGTCGGACAGGTCGTCTACCTCGCGCACGTGTTCCTCCCGCTCCCCCCGACCTACCTCACGTGGGACTTCGCGCTCTGGTGCATGCTTCTCGGGTTCGTCGTGACGGTCGGCGCGTCGGTCGCGACGTCGCCGGCGCCCGGGGAGGACGCCGCGAAGTTCGGCGTCTCCGCGGATTAGGTCCCCCTTCCCCGCCGTCGCTCGGTGGCCGCCCGGCGGCCCGACGCCACGTCCGTCAGGTCGGTCCACGCGACGGTCCCCGCCGCGAGGACGTTCCCGGGGTCGAGTTCCGGCGCGTTCAGCACCCGCTGATTGATGGGGGAGACGCCGGACTCCTCCGGAGGACGTTCCGGATACGCCTCCGGCGGGTCCTCCGACCCCTCGCCGGCGACGACCGCCCGTACCACCATCCCGAGTCCGTCGTGTGGGAGACACAGCATGTCGTACACGCCGGGTTCCTCGAACCGGTAGTACCAGGAGTCGCCCTCCAGAACCGGCGGCGAGGAGAACCCGGGGACGCCCTCCGGGACCCGCCGTTGGAAACCGAAGAAGCGCGGGTGGTACGCGGTGACCGTGTGGATGTCCTCGACCGTCACGAACTCGACCGTGTCGCCGGGCTGGAGGCTGATGCCGACCGGGTCGAAGTAGAAGTCCGGGACCCCCTCGTCGCCCTCCATCGACGGGGTCACGGTGGCCGTCCCGTCCGACGGCGTCCCGACGTCCGCCTCCCCGGTCGGCGGGGGCGAGCCCGTTTCGGTCGTCACCTCGGTTCCTGACGGCGTCCCGGCCGTCGGGGCTTCGGTGCCGGCGTCCGGTTCGGGTCGGCCCCGAAAGACGACGTCGGCGTCGTCCACGCGCATCTCCACCGTCACGACGGGGGCGACGTCCTCCGGTTCGCCCCCGTCACCCTCCGACTCGGCGACCCGCAGGTAGCCGGAGTATCGATCGAGGCAGGGAGCACATCGCTCCCCGGTCGTCGCCCCGTCGCCATCGGTCCCGCCCCCA
Protein-coding regions in this window:
- a CDS encoding DUF3311 domain-containing protein yields the protein MTRTWTDYLWGLALATLVALAVPWFLWRDATTVAGLPVWLWWHVGWMALASATFYGFTRGAWDRWIDAEAIRHG
- a CDS encoding cupredoxin domain-containing protein; its protein translation is MTRKQTDDDVTSSGGGFGAFRRRPVLLALGAGSSIGLASQYGRANVQEDGEGDGGGTDGDGATTGERCAPCLDRYSGYLRVAESEGDGGEPEDVAPVVTVEMRVDDADVVFRGRPEPDAGTEAPTAGTPSGTEVTTETGSPPPTGEADVGTPSDGTATVTPSMEGDEGVPDFYFDPVGISLQPGDTVEFVTVEDIHTVTAYHPRFFGFQRRVPEGVPGFSSPPVLEGDSWYYRFEEPGVYDMLCLPHDGLGMVVRAVVAGEGSEDPPEAYPERPPEESGVSPINQRVLNAPELDPGNVLAAGTVAWTDLTDVASGRRAATERRRGRGT
- a CDS encoding sodium:solute symporter family protein → MAELAVPLGVVVGYLGVALAVGLLAYRLTDRTAEDYYLASRSMGTVVLLFTTFATLLSAFTFFGGPNVAYSAGPEWILVMGLMDGVLFAVLWYVVGYKQWLVGKEHGYVTLGEMLGDRFGSRLLRGLVAGIGLAWLFPYVMLQQVGAGQAVVGLTDGAVPYWAGAALITAFMVLYVGLAGMRGVAWTDTVQGLFMLGVVWLAVAWVLSAAGGFGSVSTALATNEPEFLALGGGLYTPQYVLSTAVVIAFGVTMFPQVNQRFFVAKDAATLKRSFALWPVLVLLLFVPTFLLGTWAAGLGVAVPDGSNVVPVLLREYTPVWFAALVVAGAMAAMMSSSDSMLLSGASYFTRDVYRPFVAPDASAAREGWVGRVGVAAFAGLTFLASLVSGAGTGLDFLVTLGDTAFGGYAQLTIPVVLALYWPGVTRTGLTAGVVVGQVVYLAHVFLPLPPTYLTWDFALWCMLLGFVVTVGASVATSPAPGEDAAKFGVSAD